A single region of the Pontibacter kalidii genome encodes:
- the mce gene encoding methylmalonyl-CoA epimerase, with translation MKNVEHIGIAVRNFSEANALYFKLLGVEPYKTEYVESEAVNTSFFKVGNTKIELLEGTTPESAISKFVEKRGEGIHHIAFEVDDIYKEMERLRSEGFILLNEQPKKGADNKLVCFVHPKSANGVLVELTQEIR, from the coding sequence ATGAAAAACGTAGAACATATAGGGATAGCTGTCAGGAACTTCAGCGAAGCCAATGCACTGTACTTTAAACTGCTGGGCGTGGAGCCTTACAAAACAGAGTATGTGGAGTCGGAGGCGGTGAACACCTCCTTCTTTAAAGTGGGCAACACCAAGATAGAATTGCTGGAGGGGACCACCCCGGAGAGCGCCATTAGCAAGTTTGTGGAGAAGCGAGGCGAAGGCATCCACCACATCGCCTTTGAGGTGGACGATATATACAAGGAGATGGAGCGCCTCAGAAGCGAAGGCTTTATACTTCTGAACGAGCAGCCCAAGAAAGGTGCCGATAACAAGCTGGTGTGTTTCGTGCACCCGAAAAGTGCCAACGGCGTGCTGGTGGAGCTGACCCAGGAGATCAGGTAA
- a CDS encoding IscS subfamily cysteine desulfurase gives MLTLPIYLDNNATTPLDPRVLEAMMPYMTNMFGNAASRNHAFGWQAEEAVDYAREQIAALINCSPKEIIFTSGATESDNLALKGVFEMYASKGNHIITVTTEHKAVLDPCKHIEKMGGKVTYLKVDEKGLINLKELEEAITDKTILISVMYANNEIGVIQPIREISAIAKKRGILFFTDATQAVGKISVDVEADGIDLMAFSAHKMYGPKGVGALYVRRKNPRVKVTAQMDGGGHERGMRSGTLNVPGIVGLGKAAEVAKQDMEADSKRISAMRDRLERELTTIEESYVNGSTEHRLPHVSNISFKYVEGEGLMMGVKDLAVSSGSACTSASLEPSYVLKALGLSDDLAHSSLRFGLSRFTTEEEIDFAIDHVKEAVAKLRELSPLWEMFKEGIDLNSIEWAEH, from the coding sequence ATGCTAACACTACCGATATACTTAGATAACAATGCCACTACGCCGTTAGATCCGCGCGTGTTGGAGGCCATGATGCCTTACATGACTAACATGTTCGGCAACGCCGCTTCCCGCAACCATGCTTTTGGCTGGCAGGCCGAAGAGGCCGTTGATTACGCCCGTGAGCAGATCGCGGCGCTCATCAACTGTTCTCCTAAGGAAATCATCTTTACCTCAGGCGCCACTGAGTCGGACAACCTCGCTTTGAAGGGTGTGTTCGAAATGTACGCCTCGAAGGGTAACCACATCATTACCGTTACCACGGAGCACAAAGCCGTACTGGACCCTTGTAAGCACATCGAGAAAATGGGCGGCAAGGTTACATACCTGAAGGTGGATGAGAAAGGGCTGATCAACCTAAAGGAGTTGGAAGAAGCTATCACAGACAAGACGATCCTTATCTCTGTGATGTATGCCAACAATGAGATCGGCGTTATCCAACCTATCCGTGAGATCTCAGCCATCGCCAAAAAGCGCGGCATCCTGTTCTTTACAGACGCTACGCAGGCCGTAGGAAAAATTTCGGTGGACGTAGAGGCCGATGGCATCGACCTGATGGCTTTCTCTGCCCACAAAATGTATGGCCCTAAGGGTGTTGGCGCCCTGTACGTGCGTCGTAAGAACCCACGCGTGAAGGTTACGGCCCAGATGGACGGTGGCGGACACGAGCGCGGCATGCGTTCCGGTACGCTGAACGTACCTGGTATTGTGGGCTTGGGCAAAGCCGCTGAAGTTGCCAAGCAAGATATGGAAGCAGACTCTAAGCGTATCTCCGCCATGCGCGACAGGCTGGAGCGTGAACTGACCACAATCGAGGAGTCTTACGTGAACGGCTCTACGGAACACCGTCTGCCGCACGTGTCTAACATCTCGTTTAAGTATGTAGAGGGCGAAGGCCTGATGATGGGCGTGAAAGACCTGGCTGTTTCATCCGGATCTGCCTGTACCTCCGCTTCTTTGGAGCCATCCTACGTATTAAAGGCCTTGGGCCTGAGCGACGACCTGGCTCACTCTTCACTGCGTTTCGGCCTTAGCCGTTTCACTACCGAGGAGGAGATTGACTTCGCCATCGACCACGTGAAAGAGGCTGTGGCAAAACTGCGCGAACTCTCTCCACTGTGGGAAATGTTCAAGGAAGGCATTGACCTGAACTCTATTGAGTGGGCAGAACATTAA
- the iscU gene encoding Fe-S cluster assembly scaffold IscU, whose product MAYSDKVIDHYTNPRNVGTLDKAKKNVGTGLVGAPECGDVMRLQIEVDENQIITDARFKTFGCGSAIASSSLATEWLKGKTVDEALAIDNMAIVEELALPPVKIHCSVLAEDAIKTAINDYRVKNGLPELEMPKSHH is encoded by the coding sequence ATGGCTTATTCAGATAAAGTAATCGACCATTATACCAACCCACGCAACGTTGGTACACTAGATAAAGCAAAGAAAAACGTTGGTACCGGCCTTGTTGGCGCCCCTGAGTGTGGAGACGTGATGCGCCTGCAAATTGAGGTAGATGAGAACCAGATCATCACCGATGCCAGGTTCAAGACGTTTGGCTGTGGCTCTGCCATTGCCTCCTCTTCTTTGGCTACCGAGTGGCTGAAGGGAAAAACGGTTGACGAGGCCCTGGCCATCGACAACATGGCGATTGTGGAAGAGTTGGCCCTGCCGCCGGTTAAGATCCACTGCTCTGTACTTGCCGAGGATGCCATCAAAACGGCTATCAACGACTACAGAGTAAAGAACGGCCTTCCGGAGCTGGAAATGCCTAAGTCTCACCACTAA
- a CDS encoding HesB/IscA family protein encodes MITVSDKAKEKVIKLKQDAQLDDTFRLRASVAGGGCSGLSYNLDFDDEVKPMDQEFEDKGVKVVVDMKSFLYLAGTELDFSDGLNGKGFFFNNPNASRTCGCGDSFSV; translated from the coding sequence ATGATCACAGTTTCAGACAAAGCAAAAGAGAAGGTAATAAAGCTGAAGCAGGATGCTCAGTTGGACGACACGTTCCGCTTGCGTGCCTCTGTTGCGGGTGGTGGTTGCTCCGGCCTGTCCTATAACCTCGACTTCGACGACGAGGTGAAGCCGATGGACCAGGAGTTTGAAGACAAGGGCGTAAAGGTGGTGGTAGACATGAAGAGCTTCTTATACCTGGCAGGCACAGAGCTAGATTTCTCTGACGGCCTGAACGGCAAGGGCTTCTTCTTCAACAACCCCAATGCCTCCCGTACCTGCGGCTGCGGCGACAGCTTCTCTGTTTAG
- a CDS encoding thermonuclease family protein translates to MKRFLYLPLALLILSSCKSDRKDAQEQFRERQQAILERDGQEEEDRVTAADTVVKEAEKEGAAEASKGPDATAGDKVVGVKDGDTVVLLRNGEEVTVRLYGVDTPEKNQAYGQRAKQYTSDLVFGKSVRLIVNNKDRYGRTVGTIILPDGRNLNEELIRNGYAWHYKEYSKDQNLANAEVDARRYKRGLWQDSNPIAPWDFRKNQRTGNASANTANAPVPAGATKRTVYICNSTSSAVYHYDSTCHVLKRCKDEVIKTTEAAAIREHGRRADKTCTPKV, encoded by the coding sequence ATGAAAAGATTCCTGTACCTGCCCCTGGCGCTGCTTATCCTGTCCTCCTGCAAAAGCGACCGCAAAGATGCGCAGGAACAGTTTAGGGAGCGGCAACAAGCTATTTTAGAACGCGACGGGCAGGAGGAGGAAGACCGTGTAACAGCAGCTGACACCGTTGTTAAGGAAGCCGAAAAGGAAGGTGCAGCGGAAGCCTCCAAAGGGCCTGATGCCACCGCCGGCGATAAAGTGGTAGGGGTAAAGGATGGCGATACCGTCGTGCTGCTGCGCAATGGCGAGGAGGTGACCGTCCGTTTATATGGCGTGGATACCCCTGAGAAGAACCAGGCCTACGGCCAGCGGGCTAAGCAGTATACGTCGGATCTGGTCTTTGGCAAAAGCGTGCGCCTGATCGTCAACAACAAAGACCGTTATGGCCGCACCGTGGGTACGATCATACTTCCGGACGGCAGAAACCTGAACGAGGAGCTGATCCGAAACGGTTATGCCTGGCACTATAAGGAATACTCCAAGGATCAGAACCTGGCGAACGCCGAAGTGGATGCCCGCCGCTATAAGCGGGGCCTGTGGCAGGATTCGAACCCCATAGCCCCCTGGGACTTCCGGAAGAACCAGCGCACGGGTAACGCCTCCGCCAACACAGCCAATGCTCCCGTGCCTGCCGGGGCAACCAAGCGCACCGTGTATATCTGCAACAGCACCAGTTCCGCCGTCTACCATTACGATAGCACCTGCCACGTACTAAAGCGCTGTAAAGATGAAGTGATAAAAACAACGGAGGCTGCGGCCATCCGGGAGCATGGGCGCCGGGCCGATAAGACCTGTACCCCTAAAGTATAA
- a CDS encoding tetratricopeptide repeat-containing sensor histidine kinase encodes MKQILLLSLLLAFSTVHAHTDKIAELKAKLEATQVAEERVYILCELSKQYWNSSFSTSLKYGNKAIILARELNNQKALALAYNNIGVAYDIYGNYSEASSYYYKSLRIRESIGDSAGLSASYNNIATVFATQGDFEKSIDLYNRSMEISKAINDTKAVALALSNLGGIYQEKKELDKALDYILRGLQLLKPDDASTLISLNNIGFIYSEKGEWGKALSYHHKALNFSRKVGSAVDEAYSLSGLAEAYMAGNQPEMALPYALQNVELLQKLNSKDEVKNASELLNKLYIKLGDYQNAHKYLTLQNQYADSVQAASVKTQLAELEFKYENEKAAQENLLLKAQTNLQQQMIERRNTAQMFTGALLLLVGVLAVVFFLGRRRMHRLNDLLVQKNRDVLEHSTALTLQKEQLAGQAALLREQKEELEKLNSVKDKLFSVIAHDLKSPLTSLQGLLQLIAKGAVPQEKLKPFMASLEASQQNSLWLLENLLLWSRIQMRGLSIKPETTDLSGLVQQNIHLLEPQAEFKELQFTCDIADTHSLFADREMVSLMLRNLIANAIKFSKRSGRIHIASSLKGNCVTISVRDTGIGMTPEKLSSLFSGNSSSSRGTADERGSGLGLQLCQYFIERNSGSIWAESEVGKGSTFYFRLPAASVTQPDEHAPAVAEAVEMA; translated from the coding sequence ATGAAACAAATCTTACTACTAAGCCTATTGCTGGCCTTTTCCACAGTTCACGCCCACACCGATAAGATTGCAGAATTGAAGGCTAAACTGGAAGCCACCCAGGTGGCAGAAGAGCGGGTGTATATTTTGTGTGAGCTGAGCAAGCAGTACTGGAACTCCTCTTTCAGCACTTCCCTGAAGTATGGCAACAAGGCGATCATACTTGCCCGTGAGCTGAACAACCAAAAGGCATTGGCGCTGGCCTACAACAACATCGGCGTAGCCTATGACATCTATGGCAACTACAGCGAGGCGAGCAGCTACTACTATAAGTCGCTGCGGATACGGGAGTCGATCGGGGACTCTGCCGGCCTTAGCGCCAGCTACAATAACATAGCCACTGTTTTTGCCACGCAGGGTGATTTTGAGAAATCTATCGACCTTTACAACAGGTCAATGGAGATTTCCAAAGCCATCAACGATACCAAGGCGGTAGCGCTGGCGCTAAGCAATCTGGGCGGCATTTACCAGGAGAAAAAGGAACTGGATAAGGCGCTTGACTACATCTTGCGCGGGCTGCAACTCCTCAAGCCCGACGATGCGTCGACGCTCATCAGCCTGAACAACATCGGGTTTATTTACTCAGAGAAAGGGGAGTGGGGGAAAGCGCTCTCCTACCACCACAAGGCGCTGAACTTCTCCCGGAAGGTTGGCAGCGCCGTAGATGAGGCTTACTCGCTGAGTGGGCTGGCAGAGGCCTACATGGCCGGTAACCAGCCGGAGATGGCGCTGCCTTACGCCCTGCAAAACGTGGAACTGCTGCAGAAGCTCAACTCCAAAGATGAAGTAAAAAATGCTTCGGAGCTGCTGAATAAACTGTATATCAAACTGGGAGATTACCAAAATGCACACAAGTACCTCACGCTCCAGAACCAGTACGCCGACAGTGTGCAGGCAGCATCGGTGAAAACACAGCTGGCGGAGCTGGAATTTAAGTATGAAAACGAGAAGGCGGCGCAGGAAAACCTGTTGCTGAAGGCGCAGACTAATTTGCAGCAACAGATGATTGAGCGCCGAAACACGGCCCAGATGTTTACCGGCGCCCTGTTGCTGCTTGTTGGGGTGCTGGCTGTGGTGTTTTTTCTGGGGCGCCGCCGTATGCACCGCCTTAACGACCTGCTGGTACAAAAGAACAGGGATGTGCTGGAGCACAGCACCGCCCTTACCCTGCAAAAAGAACAGCTTGCTGGCCAGGCCGCCCTGCTGCGGGAGCAGAAGGAGGAACTTGAGAAACTGAACTCTGTAAAGGATAAGCTCTTCTCCGTTATCGCGCACGACCTGAAAAGCCCGCTGACATCACTTCAGGGGTTGCTACAGTTAATTGCCAAGGGCGCTGTGCCGCAGGAAAAGCTGAAGCCGTTCATGGCCTCCCTGGAAGCCAGCCAGCAGAATTCCCTCTGGTTGCTCGAGAACCTGCTGCTGTGGTCTAGGATACAGATGCGCGGCCTTTCGATAAAGCCTGAGACGACCGACCTGAGTGGGTTGGTGCAGCAAAACATACACCTGCTGGAGCCGCAGGCAGAGTTTAAGGAACTGCAATTTACCTGCGACATCGCCGACACCCACAGCCTCTTCGCCGACAGGGAAATGGTCAGCCTCATGCTGCGTAACCTGATCGCCAACGCCATTAAGTTCAGCAAAAGGAGTGGCCGTATCCACATCGCCTCCAGTTTAAAGGGAAACTGTGTCACTATTTCGGTGCGGGATACCGGTATTGGTATGACCCCGGAAAAGCTCTCCTCGTTGTTTAGCGGCAACAGTAGCAGCAGCAGAGGCACCGCCGATGAGCGGGGAAGCGGGCTGGGCCTGCAGCTTTGCCAGTACTTTATTGAGCGCAACAGCGGCAGCATCTGGGCAGAGAGTGAGGTAGGCAAAGGCAGCACGTTCTATTTCAGGTTGCCGGCTGCCTCTGTTACTCAGCCAGATGAGCATGCCCCAGCGGTAGCAGAGGCTGTGGAGATGGCTTAA
- a CDS encoding AAA family ATPase has translation MKILSVRFQNLNSLKGEHEIRFDQSPLAEAGLFAITGPTGAGKTTILDAITVGLYGLVHRHSNDKPLELMTRHTAECFSEVEFEANGRRYRSKWHLRRSRGKVEGNIQPVHMELYAFEKDELFDLKPSEVPGKVAELCGLDYNQFLRSVMLSQGDFARFLKASPNERSSLLEKITDTGIYTEISKFAYDKAKQERQKYEGLEQLLKTTQLLPEEQRESYEQSIKELTDQEGALQKDIIKLQEKVQWLQQVAQLQGRQQQHQSALQVQEQKLAQLQPDFNKLEQHKQAHQFVGELAEIRSADSKVAEVQEQLHTLQKRVPVLEAELEAAGKIAIEATRAYQQQEEALQQLEPLLAQVSKLDHQLSTIRESYSKNKNAYLSFEQQLQQEQTQLQAKQQELEKLTQEATSIKAWLEQHAQLQDLKEHLPEFRATLRDLLEVEQRIGRNQQEQQELIQQREREAKQLAELQEQQSQQQAQQQQLQQQKEEKLTALQSILAAKSMEELEQAAQSQPALVARYERLQELAQQHAGHQQKLQRTNEQLAQLGQQREEASIKLQEYQAKYKQAGEHLQALQKLVALQQQIQQYEEARHTLTEHEPCPLCGSTHHPFAESGYAFDLPEEVQKRDKQQELVKELEQSINQLQLQLGSLEQKQQLGHSAKSETEDELKRLNLTFEQQSEGLPESISITEVDKLAQLKQTQQQAATSLQQQLAQARSLSRELESINQQSQQLREAQVQAQATLNQLQLSDRHLQTQLQKLQVILADEQEQQQVHTQTAESSAATFGLKYKPEERQILLQTLEQQAAAYVQKHQALESKREKYIELKELVKNLKTNEAQKLREQEERKQGLKEEHEQLSQLKTERQTLFGEKGTEQERAAAQRELKARAAQAEEARRAQLQKQQELQEARARQTECLQKHQQNKSVLDELRQGLLHVLQQKGIETIDALSQMLLHRDEADRLANLKAQTEKHLTELRKSLSDVQQELATLQEQQLTGESMEALQAQHRQKTEQQRELISQRARHQQLLEQDAQQREKNRELAGQLQTQQQVCHRWTQLADLIGSADGNKFSRFAQGLTLSRLVELANRHLQKLNDRYRILKSAAEDLELLIVDMYQAEAIRPMNTLSGGESFLVSLALALGLSDLAGRRTQINSLFIDEGFGTLDAETLDSAISTLENLQASGKMIGIISHVEALKERIGTQIKVQRQAGGVSKVEVLSL, from the coding sequence ATGAAAATCCTCTCCGTACGCTTCCAGAACCTGAACTCGCTGAAAGGTGAGCATGAGATCCGTTTCGACCAGAGTCCGCTGGCGGAGGCGGGGCTGTTTGCTATTACGGGCCCCACGGGTGCGGGCAAAACCACCATTCTGGATGCCATTACGGTGGGCCTTTACGGGCTGGTGCACCGCCACAGCAACGACAAACCGCTGGAACTGATGACGCGCCACACGGCCGAGTGCTTTTCGGAGGTGGAATTCGAGGCTAACGGCAGGCGCTACCGCTCCAAGTGGCACCTGCGCCGCAGCCGGGGCAAAGTGGAGGGCAACATTCAGCCGGTGCACATGGAGCTGTATGCCTTTGAGAAGGATGAACTTTTCGACCTGAAACCCAGTGAGGTGCCGGGCAAGGTGGCCGAGTTGTGTGGCCTCGACTACAACCAGTTTCTGCGCTCGGTGATGCTCTCGCAAGGCGATTTTGCACGTTTCCTGAAAGCGAGTCCCAATGAGCGCAGCAGTCTGCTGGAGAAGATCACCGACACAGGCATCTACACTGAGATCTCCAAATTTGCTTACGACAAGGCAAAGCAGGAGCGGCAGAAGTATGAGGGGCTGGAGCAATTGCTAAAGACAACCCAACTTTTACCTGAGGAGCAGCGCGAGTCCTACGAGCAAAGTATAAAAGAGCTGACCGATCAGGAGGGCGCACTTCAAAAGGATATTATAAAGCTGCAGGAGAAGGTGCAGTGGCTGCAGCAGGTGGCACAGCTGCAGGGCAGGCAGCAGCAACACCAATCAGCGCTGCAGGTGCAGGAGCAAAAGCTAGCGCAACTGCAGCCCGATTTTAACAAGCTGGAGCAGCACAAGCAGGCACATCAGTTCGTGGGCGAGTTGGCCGAGATCCGCAGCGCCGACAGCAAAGTAGCCGAGGTGCAGGAGCAACTGCACACGCTGCAAAAGCGCGTGCCGGTGCTGGAAGCAGAACTGGAAGCCGCCGGAAAAATTGCCATAGAAGCCACCAGGGCATACCAGCAACAGGAAGAGGCGCTGCAACAGCTGGAGCCACTGCTGGCACAGGTTTCAAAGCTGGACCACCAGCTCAGTACCATCCGCGAATCCTACAGCAAAAACAAGAACGCCTACCTCAGCTTTGAGCAACAACTGCAGCAGGAGCAGACCCAGCTGCAGGCCAAACAACAGGAGCTGGAAAAGCTGACGCAGGAGGCGACAAGTATAAAAGCATGGCTGGAGCAGCACGCGCAGCTGCAGGACCTAAAGGAGCACCTGCCCGAGTTCAGAGCCACCCTCCGCGATCTGCTGGAGGTGGAGCAGCGCATCGGGCGCAACCAGCAGGAGCAGCAGGAACTGATTCAGCAGCGGGAGCGGGAGGCAAAGCAGTTGGCCGAACTGCAGGAGCAACAGTCGCAACAGCAGGCGCAGCAGCAACAGCTGCAGCAGCAGAAAGAGGAAAAGCTAACCGCACTGCAAAGTATACTGGCTGCTAAAAGTATGGAGGAACTGGAGCAGGCAGCGCAGTCGCAGCCGGCGCTGGTGGCCAGGTATGAGCGCCTGCAGGAGCTGGCGCAGCAGCATGCCGGACATCAGCAAAAACTCCAGCGCACAAACGAGCAGCTGGCGCAGCTAGGGCAGCAACGGGAAGAGGCAAGTATAAAGCTTCAGGAGTACCAGGCAAAGTATAAACAGGCTGGGGAGCACCTGCAGGCGCTGCAGAAACTGGTAGCTTTGCAGCAACAGATACAGCAGTACGAGGAGGCGCGCCATACTTTGACCGAGCATGAGCCTTGCCCGCTGTGCGGCTCTACACACCACCCTTTTGCTGAAAGCGGCTATGCGTTCGATTTGCCCGAGGAGGTGCAGAAACGCGACAAGCAGCAGGAACTGGTAAAGGAGCTGGAGCAAAGTATAAATCAACTACAACTGCAACTAGGCTCGCTGGAGCAAAAGCAGCAGCTAGGGCACTCTGCCAAATCAGAAACTGAAGATGAGTTAAAGCGCCTGAACCTTACTTTTGAGCAGCAATCGGAAGGGCTTCCGGAAAGTATAAGTATAACTGAAGTTGATAAACTGGCGCAGTTAAAGCAGACACAACAACAAGCAGCTACCTCCTTACAGCAACAACTGGCGCAGGCACGCAGCCTGAGTCGCGAGCTGGAAAGTATAAACCAGCAAAGCCAGCAGCTGCGGGAGGCGCAGGTACAGGCGCAGGCCACCTTGAACCAGTTGCAGTTATCTGACAGGCATCTACAAACGCAGCTACAGAAGCTGCAAGTTATACTTGCCGATGAGCAGGAACAACAGCAGGTGCATACCCAGACGGCCGAATCGTCTGCCGCCACCTTCGGGTTGAAGTATAAACCGGAGGAGCGCCAGATTCTGCTACAGACACTGGAGCAGCAGGCAGCGGCCTATGTCCAGAAACATCAAGCGTTGGAAAGTAAGCGGGAAAAGTATATCGAGCTGAAAGAGCTGGTGAAAAACCTGAAAACTAACGAAGCGCAGAAACTGAGGGAGCAGGAGGAGCGAAAGCAGGGACTTAAGGAAGAACATGAACAGCTTTCACAACTTAAAACGGAGCGCCAAACCTTGTTTGGTGAGAAGGGCACGGAGCAGGAGCGTGCCGCAGCGCAACGGGAGCTGAAAGCGCGTGCCGCGCAGGCCGAGGAAGCCCGCCGCGCGCAGCTGCAGAAGCAGCAGGAACTGCAGGAGGCCCGCGCCCGGCAGACGGAGTGCCTGCAGAAGCATCAGCAGAACAAATCTGTTCTGGACGAGCTGCGGCAGGGATTACTGCATGTGTTGCAGCAGAAGGGCATCGAAACGATTGACGCCCTGAGCCAGATGCTGCTTCACCGCGACGAGGCCGACCGCCTCGCCAACCTGAAGGCGCAAACCGAAAAGCACCTGACCGAGCTGCGCAAGAGCCTGAGCGATGTGCAGCAGGAGCTGGCAACGCTACAGGAACAGCAGCTGACTGGCGAAAGTATGGAAGCCCTGCAGGCGCAGCACCGCCAGAAAACGGAGCAGCAGCGCGAGCTCATTTCGCAGCGGGCGCGCCATCAGCAGCTGTTGGAGCAGGATGCGCAGCAACGGGAGAAAAATCGGGAACTGGCCGGGCAGCTCCAAACGCAGCAACAGGTATGCCACCGCTGGACCCAGCTGGCCGATCTGATAGGCTCTGCCGATGGTAACAAGTTCAGCCGCTTTGCGCAGGGGCTTACGCTGTCCAGGCTGGTGGAACTGGCTAACCGCCACCTGCAAAAGCTCAACGATCGCTACCGTATTCTAAAGTCCGCTGCCGAAGACCTGGAGCTCCTGATCGTGGATATGTACCAGGCAGAGGCCATCCGGCCGATGAACACGCTGTCGGGTGGCGAGAGTTTCCTGGTGAGCCTGGCGCTGGCGCTGGGGCTGTCTGACCTGGCCGGTCGCCGCACACAGATCAACTCGCTTTTTATAGATGAGGGCTTCGGCACGCTGGATGCTGAAACGTTGGATTCTGCCATTTCTACGCTGGAAAACCTGCAGGCCAGTGGCAAGATGATCGGCATTATCTCGCACGTGGAGGCGTTGAAAGAGCGCATCGGCACACAGATTAAAGTACAGCGGCAGGCAGGGGGTGTAAGTAAGGTGGAGGTGCTAAGCTTGTAA
- a CDS encoding exonuclease SbcCD subunit D C-terminal domain-containing protein produces the protein MRVLHTSDWHLGQRLVNLERTEEHQYFLNWLLQTIEQEQVEVLLMAGDVFDNGAPSNTALKLYYDFLRKVCATCCRHIIITGGNHDSVSTLNAPKELLECFNIHVIGGASSDPLDELIELKNEQGELQLVVCAVPFLRDRDVRLSVPGESFEEREQRIKQGIAAHYEAFVPHIQKYKQQGIPVVATGHLFAAGGSASESEKEIHVGNLGQIGAEQFPQEFDYVALGHLHRPQQVNNRHHIRYSGSPIPLSFSEVTDKKVVFILDFEAGRLADLREVEIPCCRKLVRFKGPLEKVKQQLAVYDNSAYTLTAWAEIQLELESHLPDLNQQLEEVLSLKKDELKLLIHRPPIIQKTAQTLEQQVQQEADLHTLREQDVFLKRCQSAYPDSDHAELVATFSELLELMGQGQES, from the coding sequence ATGCGCGTACTACACACCTCAGACTGGCACCTGGGCCAGCGCCTCGTTAACCTGGAACGTACCGAAGAACACCAGTATTTTCTGAACTGGCTGCTGCAAACCATCGAGCAGGAGCAGGTGGAGGTGTTGCTGATGGCCGGCGATGTGTTTGACAACGGCGCTCCCTCCAACACAGCCCTGAAGCTATACTATGACTTCCTGCGGAAAGTATGCGCCACCTGCTGCCGACACATCATTATCACGGGAGGCAACCACGATTCTGTCTCTACCCTGAACGCCCCCAAAGAGCTGCTCGAGTGCTTTAACATCCACGTTATCGGTGGAGCCTCATCCGATCCGCTGGATGAACTCATCGAGCTGAAAAACGAGCAGGGGGAACTGCAGCTGGTCGTGTGCGCCGTGCCTTTCCTCCGCGATCGCGATGTGCGCCTCTCGGTGCCTGGCGAGAGCTTTGAGGAGCGGGAGCAACGCATCAAGCAAGGCATCGCCGCGCATTACGAGGCTTTTGTGCCGCACATCCAAAAGTATAAACAGCAAGGAATTCCGGTAGTAGCCACGGGGCATTTGTTTGCCGCCGGCGGCTCCGCCTCCGAAAGCGAGAAGGAGATACATGTGGGCAATCTGGGCCAGATCGGTGCCGAGCAGTTTCCGCAGGAGTTCGATTATGTGGCGCTGGGCCACCTGCACCGCCCGCAGCAGGTCAACAACCGTCACCACATCCGCTACTCGGGCTCGCCTATTCCGCTTAGCTTTAGCGAGGTGACGGACAAAAAGGTGGTGTTTATACTTGACTTTGAGGCCGGCAGGCTGGCTGACCTGCGTGAGGTGGAGATACCCTGTTGCCGCAAGCTCGTGCGTTTTAAAGGGCCGCTGGAAAAGGTAAAGCAGCAACTCGCCGTTTACGACAACAGTGCCTACACGCTAACGGCCTGGGCTGAAATTCAACTGGAACTGGAGTCGCACTTGCCGGACCTGAACCAGCAGCTGGAGGAGGTGCTGAGCCTGAAAAAAGACGAGCTGAAGCTGCTCATTCACCGCCCGCCTATCATCCAGAAAACCGCCCAAACGCTGGAGCAGCAGGTACAGCAGGAGGCAGACCTGCACACCCTCCGCGAGCAAGACGTGTTCCTCAAACGCTGCCAAAGCGCCTACCCGGATTCGGATCACGCTGAACTGGTAGCCACGTTCTCGGAGCTGCTGGAGCTGATGGGGCAAGGGCAGGAAAGTTAG
- a CDS encoding rhodanese-like domain-containing protein, giving the protein MRILATSLLAALLFGCAGTPQQVSAQVQHMTPTEFKEQNLNSKTVVVDVRTPEEYASGHLDGARLSDFRGGEFAEEMKNWDKDKVYYLYCASGNRSGQAAELMKQAGFKHIYNLGGYQDLKEAGLPTEAGQE; this is encoded by the coding sequence ATGAGAATCTTAGCCACTAGCCTACTTGCCGCGCTACTGTTTGGCTGCGCCGGCACGCCCCAGCAGGTGTCCGCGCAGGTGCAGCACATGACGCCAACCGAATTCAAAGAGCAGAACCTGAACAGCAAAACCGTGGTAGTGGACGTGCGCACGCCGGAGGAATATGCCAGTGGCCACCTGGATGGCGCTAGGCTGTCCGATTTCCGTGGCGGCGAGTTTGCAGAGGAGATGAAGAACTGGGACAAAGACAAAGTATACTACCTGTACTGCGCCTCCGGCAACCGCAGCGGGCAGGCCGCCGAACTGATGAAACAGGCCGGCTTTAAGCACATCTATAACCTGGGCGGTTACCAGGACCTGAAGGAGGCGGGCCTGCCAACCGAAGCCGGGCAGGAGTAA